A genomic region of Georgenia sp. TF02-10 contains the following coding sequences:
- a CDS encoding VOC family protein, with the protein MSVSDFLSDGVELFATVCVRDHATACPWWERLLGRHSTFDATPTESVWELAPHRWLVVEQRPDRAGGAAVTVFVGDLDERVGAISERGIEPVERETYGDGVRKVIYRDPDGNEIGFGGPPLSAAG; encoded by the coding sequence ATGAGCGTCAGTGACTTCCTCTCCGACGGCGTCGAGCTCTTCGCCACGGTGTGCGTGCGCGACCACGCGACCGCGTGCCCGTGGTGGGAGCGGCTGCTCGGTCGCCACTCCACCTTCGACGCGACGCCCACCGAGTCGGTCTGGGAGCTCGCGCCGCACCGATGGCTGGTCGTCGAGCAGCGACCGGACCGGGCCGGCGGCGCTGCGGTGACCGTCTTCGTCGGTGACCTCGACGAACGGGTCGGTGCCATCTCCGAGCGCGGGATCGAGCCGGTCGAGCGGGAGACCTACGGCGACGGCGTCCGGAAGGTCATCTACCGCGACCCGGACGGCAACGAGATCGGGTTCGGCGGGCCGCCGCTCTCGGCCGCGGGCTGA
- a CDS encoding lanthionine synthetase LanC family protein: MRYGEAGERAWSWVLDQVRWDDGPWIPEAPEDTEPRPGYRDGIHSGAGGLALVLGEVARTRPWSTREQALADGLVDRLRTAVETTSDASMFDGLPGHLAALTALGADGRDRVVARLLDLAEDDGWPTTAVGPPRYGPGVRINDLTLGTAGVLLAGVEAVRQGLPRARELADRAAAVLLAEAEEQPAGLRWRFVPRRYRVDGAEPTEMPNLSHGVAGVAAALATAGTVLDRPDLVAAAQAGAEHLLTLVESDARGARFPRYVPPLPPDHPDSEPTSFGWCHGAAGTSLLFAALDRAGVAEVGGRPPTEWRDRCLTSVRTSGLPARVRPGFWDNDGRCCGTAGVGGVLLTAADTGWAVRLGDALLDRAVEAGAGRYWRFAATDAGPEGLPPAPGWMQGAAGIAAYLLRLDAALAGRASVDPALDWWWAVR, encoded by the coding sequence GTGCGGTACGGCGAGGCGGGAGAGCGGGCGTGGTCCTGGGTCCTCGACCAGGTGCGGTGGGACGACGGCCCCTGGATCCCCGAGGCGCCTGAGGACACCGAGCCCCGGCCCGGCTACCGCGACGGGATCCACAGCGGCGCCGGCGGGCTGGCGCTGGTGCTCGGCGAGGTGGCGCGGACCCGTCCCTGGAGCACCCGCGAGCAGGCGTTGGCCGACGGGCTCGTCGACCGGCTCCGGACCGCGGTCGAGACGACGTCCGATGCCTCGATGTTCGACGGGCTGCCCGGCCACCTCGCGGCCCTGACCGCGCTCGGCGCCGACGGACGGGACCGGGTCGTCGCCCGGCTGCTCGACCTGGCCGAGGACGACGGCTGGCCGACCACCGCGGTCGGCCCTCCCCGCTACGGCCCGGGCGTCCGGATCAACGACCTGACGCTCGGCACCGCCGGCGTGCTGCTCGCCGGCGTGGAGGCCGTGCGGCAGGGTCTTCCCCGCGCCCGCGAGCTGGCCGACCGCGCCGCGGCGGTGCTGCTGGCGGAGGCGGAGGAGCAGCCGGCAGGCCTGCGGTGGCGGTTCGTGCCCCGCCGGTACCGGGTGGACGGGGCGGAGCCGACGGAGATGCCGAACCTCTCCCACGGCGTGGCCGGTGTCGCCGCCGCGCTCGCGACCGCCGGCACCGTGCTCGACCGGCCGGACCTCGTGGCGGCCGCGCAGGCAGGGGCCGAGCACCTGCTCACGCTGGTGGAGAGCGACGCCCGGGGCGCCCGCTTCCCCCGCTACGTGCCGCCGCTGCCGCCGGACCACCCCGACTCCGAGCCGACCAGCTTCGGCTGGTGCCACGGCGCGGCCGGGACGTCGCTGCTCTTCGCCGCGCTCGACCGGGCCGGCGTCGCGGAGGTCGGCGGGCGGCCGCCCACGGAGTGGCGGGACCGCTGCCTGACCAGCGTGCGGACCTCCGGCCTGCCCGCCAGGGTGCGCCCCGGGTTCTGGGACAACGACGGCCGCTGCTGCGGCACGGCCGGCGTCGGGGGCGTGCTGCTCACCGCCGCCGACACGGGCTGGGCGGTGCGGCTCGGCGACGCGCTCCTCGACCGCGCGGTCGAGGCCGGTGCGGGCCGGTACTGGCGGTTCGCGGCCACCGACGCCGGTCCGGAGGGGCTGCCGCCCGCGCCCGGCTGGATGCAGGGCGCGGCCGGGATCGCGGCGTACTTGCTGCGCCTCGACGCGGCGCTCGCGGGCCGCGCCTCGGTCGACCCGGCGCTCGACTGGTGGTGGGCGGTGCGGTGA
- a CDS encoding VOC family protein: protein MAADHPHLLHTVIDTTDCRGLAEFYRRLLGLRYRPGDEPAAGEEPGASADDADWLVLVDDDGTRRLAFQRVERLEPTTWPDHDVPMQMHLDLTVPDRESLERHRERAESLGATLRLDRTDDEDEPLYVLVDPAGHPFCIFVG, encoded by the coding sequence ATGGCCGCCGACCACCCGCACCTCCTGCACACCGTGATCGACACCACCGACTGCCGCGGGCTCGCCGAGTTCTACCGCCGGCTGCTCGGGCTCCGGTACCGCCCGGGCGACGAGCCGGCCGCCGGCGAGGAGCCGGGCGCCTCCGCCGACGATGCCGACTGGCTGGTCCTCGTGGACGACGACGGCACCCGGCGGTTGGCCTTCCAGAGGGTCGAGCGGCTGGAGCCGACCACCTGGCCGGACCACGACGTGCCGATGCAGATGCACCTCGACCTCACCGTGCCGGACCGGGAGTCGCTCGAGCGTCACCGCGAGCGCGCGGAGTCGCTCGGCGCCACGCTGCGGCTCGACCGCACCGACGACGAGGACGAGCCGCTGTACGTGCTGGTGGACCCGGCGGGGCACCCGTTCTGCATCTTCGTGGGCTGA
- a CDS encoding helix-turn-helix transcriptional regulator, translating to MVDNEVRLSRVFAALADPTRRDIVARLAAGDATVGEIAAPYDVSLQAVSKHLKVLEDAGLVRRSRDAQRRPVHLEAEVFDLMTKWIERYRRQAEERYQRLDALLDRMQDREQEPEKDEEAG from the coding sequence ATGGTTGACAACGAGGTCCGGCTCTCGCGGGTGTTCGCGGCGCTCGCCGACCCGACCCGGCGCGACATCGTCGCCCGGCTCGCGGCCGGCGACGCGACGGTCGGCGAGATCGCCGCGCCGTACGACGTCTCGCTGCAGGCGGTCTCGAAGCACCTCAAGGTGCTCGAGGACGCCGGGCTGGTGCGCCGCAGCCGCGACGCCCAGCGCCGGCCGGTCCACCTCGAGGCGGAGGTGTTCGACCTGATGACGAAGTGGATCGAGCGGTACCGCCGCCAGGCGGAGGAGCGCTACCAACGACTGGACGCGCTCCTCGACCGCATGCAGGACAGGGAACAGGAACCCGAGAAGGACGAGGAGGCAGGATGA
- a CDS encoding SRPBCC family protein, whose translation MTTTQAGDGTRQTLIEADPDIPVVRIVREFDAPPALVYRAHADPELVRQWMGPRSIDMDIERWDVRTGGEYRYTALRDGEEVAHFYGSFHRVDEGRRIVQTFGFEEMPEAVSLETLELVDLGDGRTRLEILSVVESMEAQAGMMASGMEVGINEGYAALDEVLAGLAGRA comes from the coding sequence ATGACCACCACACAGGCCGGCGACGGCACCCGGCAGACCCTGATCGAGGCGGACCCCGACATCCCGGTGGTCCGGATCGTGCGCGAGTTCGACGCCCCGCCCGCGCTCGTCTACCGCGCCCACGCCGACCCCGAGCTGGTGCGGCAGTGGATGGGCCCGCGGTCGATCGACATGGACATCGAGCGGTGGGACGTGCGCACCGGCGGTGAGTACCGCTACACCGCGCTCCGCGACGGCGAGGAGGTCGCCCACTTCTACGGCTCCTTCCACCGGGTCGACGAGGGCCGGAGGATCGTCCAGACCTTCGGGTTCGAGGAGATGCCCGAGGCGGTCAGCCTGGAGACCCTCGAGCTGGTCGACCTCGGCGACGGCCGCACCCGGCTGGAGATCCTCTCGGTCGTGGAGTCGATGGAGGCACAGGCCGGGATGATGGCGAGCGGCATGGAGGTCGGCATCAACGAGGGCTACGCCGCCCTCGACGAGGTGCTGGCCGGCCTGGCCGGCCGGGCGTGA
- a CDS encoding TfoX/Sxy family protein, whose protein sequence is MAYDTALADRIRDLLGDRAEVTEKRMFGGLAFLVGGHMAVAASGQGGILVRVDPAETDRLLAATPAHPMEMRGRALAGWLRVDGEHLDDDDLAAWVRRGATYAGSLPPK, encoded by the coding sequence ATGGCGTACGACACGGCCCTCGCCGACCGGATCCGCGACCTCCTCGGCGATCGGGCGGAGGTGACCGAGAAGCGGATGTTCGGCGGGCTCGCGTTCCTCGTCGGCGGCCACATGGCGGTCGCGGCGAGCGGGCAGGGCGGCATCCTCGTGCGCGTCGACCCGGCCGAGACCGACCGGCTGCTCGCCGCCACGCCGGCCCACCCGATGGAGATGCGCGGCCGGGCGCTGGCCGGGTGGCTGCGGGTCGACGGCGAGCACCTCGACGACGACGACCTCGCCGCGTGGGTGCGGCGCGGAGCGACGTACGCCGGTTCGCTGCCGCCGAAGTAG
- a CDS encoding TIGR03086 family metal-binding protein yields MIPTDPADEHRVVAGTFGERVRGVTPGGWDAPTPVAEWAARDVVRHLLEWLPPFLAAGGDVALPPGPSVDDDPVAAWEQHAAAVQEVLDDPASAATTFAHPRLPAMPLPRAVSQFYTADVFMHTWDLARATGQDDRLDEDRCRELYEAMVDIEEVLRGSGQYGPAVPVPADAGWQERMVGFIGRDPGWRPPG; encoded by the coding sequence GTGATCCCGACCGACCCGGCCGACGAGCACCGCGTCGTCGCCGGCACGTTCGGCGAGCGGGTGCGGGGCGTCACGCCCGGCGGGTGGGACGCGCCGACGCCGGTCGCGGAGTGGGCGGCGCGCGACGTCGTACGGCACCTGCTGGAGTGGCTGCCGCCCTTCCTCGCCGCCGGCGGCGACGTCGCCCTGCCGCCCGGCCCGTCCGTCGACGACGACCCGGTCGCCGCGTGGGAGCAGCACGCCGCCGCGGTGCAGGAGGTCCTCGACGACCCGGCCTCGGCAGCGACCACGTTCGCCCACCCCCGGCTGCCGGCGATGCCGCTCCCCCGGGCGGTCTCGCAGTTCTACACCGCCGACGTGTTCATGCACACCTGGGACCTGGCCCGCGCCACCGGCCAGGACGACCGCCTCGACGAGGACCGGTGCCGCGAGCTCTACGAGGCCATGGTCGACATCGAGGAGGTGCTGCGCGGCAGCGGCCAGTACGGCCCGGCCGTCCCGGTGCCCGCCGACGCCGGCTGGCAGGAGCGGATGGTCGGCTTCATCGGACGCGACCCGGGGTGGCGGCCGCCGGGCTGA
- a CDS encoding HNH endonuclease signature motif containing protein codes for MELGTAPLFDLPAAAAARVVEQPAVAEPEVPVKTFTHELLDTIGEAHRTIAELELAKVQQVAHWANLNALPSPDGAATITERGLDTGLPVAGEGAPLVSDFAIIELAPILGRSLDSARSYVGCVVELAHRLPQIWAKVGEGVVPVWKALRIADQTRLLNQPAAGFVDHQLAPFASGCSWAQIDRLIEEAITRFQPDLAEARRRRAEESRRFDIHLDHAGTDGVVPVDGVLDVADAMDLERAISGKARELASLGDEDSLDVRRAKAVGEIARDQLTLDLTDRNTGGDADETSRPRPALGRGIELFVHLTREALDTVEGAEPSDGACVGRLQNLQVPITAEQIRAWCGSAGRIIVRPVLDLAGCEPIDAYEVPDRHRRVVVQRDHHCVFPGCTKRAERCDADHIVPHAQGGVTCPCNEAALCRGHHRAKTHAGWGYERLAPAVYLWTSPSGHRYLVTPADTRALDPAPDEPGTDPPDQ; via the coding sequence ATGGAACTCGGGACCGCACCGCTCTTCGACCTCCCCGCCGCCGCTGCGGCGCGGGTCGTCGAGCAGCCGGCTGTGGCCGAGCCCGAGGTGCCGGTGAAGACGTTCACCCACGAGCTGCTCGACACCATCGGCGAGGCGCACCGCACGATCGCGGAGCTGGAGCTGGCCAAGGTCCAGCAGGTCGCGCACTGGGCCAACCTCAACGCGTTGCCGTCGCCCGATGGGGCGGCGACGATCACCGAACGCGGGCTGGACACCGGCCTCCCGGTCGCTGGTGAGGGGGCGCCGTTGGTGAGTGACTTCGCGATCATCGAGCTCGCCCCGATCCTCGGCCGCTCCCTGGACTCGGCGCGGTCCTATGTGGGCTGCGTCGTCGAGCTGGCCCACCGGCTGCCGCAGATCTGGGCGAAGGTCGGGGAAGGTGTGGTGCCGGTGTGGAAGGCGCTGCGGATCGCCGACCAGACCCGGCTCCTCAACCAGCCGGCTGCGGGGTTCGTGGACCACCAGCTCGCCCCGTTCGCGTCGGGGTGCTCGTGGGCGCAGATCGACCGGCTGATCGAGGAGGCGATCACCCGGTTCCAGCCCGACCTCGCCGAAGCCCGTCGCCGGCGGGCGGAGGAGTCGCGCCGGTTCGACATCCACCTCGACCACGCCGGCACCGACGGTGTCGTGCCCGTCGACGGGGTCCTCGATGTCGCCGACGCGATGGACCTCGAACGGGCGATCAGCGGCAAGGCCCGCGAGCTCGCCAGCCTGGGTGACGAGGACTCCCTCGACGTCCGCCGCGCCAAGGCGGTCGGTGAGATCGCCCGCGACCAGCTCACCCTCGACCTCACCGACCGCAACACCGGCGGCGACGCAGACGAGACATCGCGGCCCCGCCCGGCCCTTGGCCGTGGGATCGAGCTGTTCGTCCACCTCACCCGCGAGGCGCTCGACACCGTCGAGGGCGCCGAGCCCAGCGACGGCGCGTGCGTGGGCCGGTTGCAGAACCTGCAGGTCCCGATCACAGCCGAGCAGATCCGGGCCTGGTGCGGGAGCGCCGGCCGGATCATTGTCCGCCCGGTGCTCGACCTCGCCGGCTGCGAGCCGATCGACGCCTACGAGGTGCCCGACCGCCACCGCCGGGTCGTGGTCCAACGCGACCACCACTGCGTGTTCCCCGGCTGCACCAAACGCGCCGAACGCTGCGACGCCGACCACATCGTCCCCCACGCCCAGGGCGGCGTGACGTGTCCGTGCAACGAAGCCGCGTTGTGCCGCGGCCATCATCGTGCGAAGACCCATGCCGGCTGGGGCTACGAACGCCTCGCACCGGCGGTCTACCTGTGGACCAGCCCGTCCGGGCACCGCTACCTCGTCACCCCCGCCGACACCCGAGCCCTCGACCCCGCCCCCGACGAGCCCGGCACCGACCCACCCGACCAGTAG
- a CDS encoding class I SAM-dependent DNA methyltransferase, with protein MGERQRVEALAVAYEERLAEQREGRRERGAFYTPPHLVSWVLDRALGPGVSRVLDPACGTGHFLVAAARRLGARSVHGSDLDPEAVAIARARLLAEDPTLTPEEVAQQVRVADGLTAWDGELFDAVVGNPPFLGQLRRRTAGRSDARPAAYTDTSAVFLHRALDLVRPGGTVALVQPLSVLAARDAGPVRRAVAERGAVSDLWCSPRPVFAGTAVLTCVPVVRVGDPAGTDPDGWGRLAAPSFGVPPVELRAGDRVVGDLATCTADFRDQYYGLVPHVSDGGLVDSGAPLVTSGLIEPAACEWGSRSTRFARQRYDAPVVHLAGVRAGPLASWAAARLVPKLLVAGQGRVIEAVVDEQGAWLPSVPVVTVVPHDPGDLWRLLAVLLAPPLVADAAARYLGAVLTPGSVKLSARQLAALPLPADEDAWAEGAVLAERAQRHRDPAALAATARVMARAYGGGAEVTAWWLGRAGGGGQVP; from the coding sequence GTGGGCGAGCGGCAACGGGTGGAGGCGCTCGCCGTCGCCTACGAGGAGCGGCTGGCGGAGCAGCGGGAGGGCCGCCGCGAGCGCGGCGCGTTCTACACCCCGCCGCACCTGGTCTCGTGGGTGCTCGACCGGGCGCTGGGTCCCGGCGTCTCCCGGGTGCTGGACCCCGCGTGCGGCACCGGGCACTTCCTCGTCGCCGCGGCCCGGCGGCTCGGCGCCCGGTCGGTCCACGGGTCCGACCTCGACCCGGAGGCGGTCGCCATCGCCCGGGCGCGGCTGCTCGCCGAGGACCCGACGCTGACGCCCGAGGAGGTGGCGCAGCAGGTGCGGGTCGCCGACGGGCTCACCGCGTGGGACGGCGAGCTGTTCGACGCGGTCGTGGGCAACCCGCCGTTCCTCGGCCAGCTGCGACGGCGTACCGCCGGCCGGTCGGACGCGCGGCCGGCCGCCTACACCGACACCAGCGCCGTGTTCCTGCACCGGGCGCTCGACCTGGTGCGCCCGGGCGGCACCGTCGCTCTCGTGCAGCCACTGTCGGTGCTCGCCGCCCGCGACGCCGGTCCGGTACGCCGGGCGGTCGCGGAGCGCGGCGCGGTCTCCGACCTGTGGTGCTCACCGCGCCCGGTGTTCGCGGGCACGGCGGTGCTCACCTGCGTGCCCGTGGTGCGGGTGGGCGACCCGGCGGGCACCGACCCGGACGGGTGGGGCCGGCTGGCGGCGCCGTCGTTCGGCGTCCCGCCGGTGGAGCTGCGGGCCGGCGACCGCGTGGTCGGCGACCTCGCGACCTGCACCGCCGACTTCCGCGACCAGTACTACGGCCTGGTTCCCCACGTCAGCGACGGCGGCCTGGTCGACTCCGGAGCACCGCTGGTGACCAGCGGGCTGATCGAGCCGGCGGCCTGCGAGTGGGGGAGCCGGTCGACCCGGTTCGCGCGGCAACGGTACGACGCGCCCGTCGTCCACCTGGCGGGCGTGCGGGCCGGGCCGCTCGCGTCGTGGGCGGCGGCCCGGCTGGTGCCGAAGCTGCTCGTCGCCGGTCAGGGCCGCGTCATCGAGGCGGTGGTCGACGAGCAGGGCGCCTGGCTGCCGTCGGTGCCGGTGGTCACCGTCGTGCCGCACGACCCGGGGGACCTCTGGCGGCTGCTCGCGGTGCTGCTCGCGCCCCCGCTCGTCGCCGATGCCGCTGCCCGCTACCTCGGCGCCGTCCTGACGCCGGGCTCGGTCAAGCTGAGCGCGCGCCAGCTCGCCGCCCTGCCGCTGCCCGCCGACGAGGACGCTTGGGCCGAGGGCGCCGTGCTCGCCGAGCGCGCCCAGCGCCACCGCGACCCCGCGGCGCTCGCCGCGACGGCGCGGGTGATGGCGCGCGCCTACGGTGGCGGCGCCGAGGTGACCGCTTGGTGGCTGGGGCGGGCGGGGGGCGGGGGACAGGTCCCGTGA
- a CDS encoding isochorismatase family protein, with protein MTTAPAPTRALLIVDVQNDFVEGGSLGVAGGNDVAARISEHLARHAGEYAVIAASRDWHDPHGTNGGHFHEPGAEPDFVTTWPVHCVATEAGSDYAPGLVTDAVTHHVRKGMGEPAYSAFEGVTDDGATLADVLRAAGVTEIDLTGIATDYCVRATALDARREGFGVRLLDGMHAGVAPESSAAAVREMTEAGVRA; from the coding sequence ATGACCACCGCACCCGCCCCCACGAGGGCCCTGCTCATCGTCGACGTGCAGAACGACTTCGTCGAGGGCGGGTCGCTCGGCGTCGCCGGCGGCAACGACGTCGCCGCGCGGATCAGCGAGCACCTGGCCCGGCACGCCGGGGAGTACGCCGTCATCGCGGCCTCGCGCGACTGGCACGACCCGCACGGCACCAACGGCGGCCACTTCCACGAGCCGGGCGCCGAGCCGGACTTCGTCACCACCTGGCCGGTCCACTGCGTGGCGACCGAGGCCGGGTCGGACTACGCGCCGGGGCTGGTGACCGACGCGGTCACCCACCACGTCCGCAAGGGCATGGGCGAGCCGGCGTACTCCGCGTTCGAGGGCGTCACCGACGACGGCGCGACGCTCGCCGACGTGCTCCGGGCCGCCGGCGTCACCGAGATCGACCTGACCGGCATCGCGACCGACTACTGCGTGCGGGCCACGGCGCTCGACGCCCGGCGGGAGGGGTTCGGGGTGCGGCTGCTCGACGGGATGCACGCCGGCGTGGCGCCGGAGAGCAGCGCGGCCGCGGTGCGCGAGATGACCGAGGCGGGCGTCCGGGCATGA
- a CDS encoding NUDIX domain-containing protein codes for MSGGNGSTHPPFAVAVDLAIFTIRDGALSVLLVERGEEPFAGHWALPGGFVEPDEDAEQAAWRELHEETGLSRTSARFSGYLEQLRTYSAPDRDPRMRVVSIAHVALAPDLPDPTAGTDATDARWWVVDDLLEPAEGGAAEAPELAFDHRQILLDARERVRAKLEYTTLATEFVAEPFTLPELRRVYTAVWGTPPDLGNFRRKVLGTEGFVLPTESRGTASEGGGRPALLYRRGPARQIFPPMVRSQT; via the coding sequence ATGAGCGGCGGCAACGGGTCGACCCACCCCCCGTTCGCGGTCGCCGTCGACCTCGCGATCTTCACGATCCGCGACGGCGCCCTCTCGGTGCTGCTCGTGGAGCGCGGCGAGGAGCCGTTCGCCGGGCACTGGGCGCTGCCCGGCGGGTTCGTCGAGCCCGACGAGGACGCCGAGCAGGCGGCGTGGCGCGAGCTGCACGAGGAGACCGGCCTCTCGCGGACGTCGGCCCGGTTCTCCGGCTACCTGGAGCAGCTGCGCACCTACTCCGCACCCGACCGCGACCCCCGGATGCGGGTGGTGTCGATCGCCCACGTCGCGCTCGCGCCGGACCTGCCCGACCCGACGGCCGGCACCGACGCCACCGACGCCCGCTGGTGGGTCGTCGACGACCTCCTCGAGCCGGCGGAGGGTGGCGCGGCGGAGGCCCCGGAGCTGGCCTTCGACCACCGTCAGATCCTGCTCGACGCCCGCGAGCGGGTGCGGGCCAAGCTGGAGTACACGACGCTGGCGACCGAGTTCGTCGCCGAGCCTTTCACGCTCCCCGAGCTGCGCCGGGTCTACACCGCGGTCTGGGGCACGCCTCCCGACCTCGGCAACTTCCGCCGCAAGGTGCTCGGCACCGAGGGGTTCGTGCTCCCCACCGAGAGCCGCGGGACGGCATCGGAGGGAGGCGGCCGGCCCGCGCTGCTCTACCGCCGCGGCCCGGCCCGGCAGATCTTCCCGCCGATGGTGCGCTCGCAGACCTGA